In Mustela lutreola isolate mMusLut2 chromosome 1, mMusLut2.pri, whole genome shotgun sequence, one genomic interval encodes:
- the LOC131835816 gene encoding olfactory receptor 52P1-like: MADNATHHYISSFFLVGIPGLQAFHRWIGIPVFLLFALALLGNSVIIITIKLEPSLHQPMYFFLCRLAVNGMALASSTTPKMLGIFWLDAHRFDFSICLAQMYFIHTFCIMESALLVAMAFDRYVAICIPLRYTTILTPPMVIKMGLAGMTRAAFMVLPCPLLIKRLPYYTKYVINHAYCEHMAVVKLASANTLINRAYGISVALSVMVLDLGLIATSYIKILQAVFRLSSQNARSKALGTCAAHVCTILVSYTPALFSFLTHRIGKKVPPSIHIIFTSLYLLVPPTVNPLVYGVKTKQIRDRVVNLFFQTRRFLKTKIRKFQSKLVKHDY; this comes from the coding sequence ATGGCAGACAATGCTACACATCACTACATCTCATCTTTTTTCCTGGTTGGTATTCCTGGTTTGCAAGCTTttcatcgctggattggcatccCTGTCTTCCTCCTGTTTGCCCTGGCCCTGCTGGGGAACAGCgtaatcatcatcaccatcaaacTAGAACCAAGCCTCCACCAGcctatgtatttcttcctttgcaGGCTGGCAGTGAATGGCATGGCTCTTGCCTCTTCCACAACCCCTAAGATGCTTGGTATCTTCTGGTTGGATGCTCACAGGTTTGATTTTAGTATCTGCCTAGCACAAATGTATTTTATCCACACATTCTGCATAATGGAGTCAGCCCTCTTGGTTGCCATGGCCTTTGACCGCTATGTAGCTATTTGTATCCCACTGCGTTATACAACCATCCTGACACCACCAATGGTCATTAAAATGGGTCTTGCTGGTATGACCCGAGCTGCCTTTATGGTTTTGCCCTGTCCTCTTCTTATTAAAAGGCTACCATATTACACTAAATATGTCATCAACCATGCCTACTGTGAGCACATGGCTGTGGTGAAGTTGGCCAGTGCCAACACCCTCATTAACAGAGCATATGGAATCTCTGTGGCCCTTTCAGTGATGGTGTTGGACCTCGGGCTCATAGCCACATCCTATATCAAAATCCTCCAGGCAGTCTTCCGGCTGTCTTCCCAGAACGCCCGCTCGAAGGCACTGGGCACCTGTGCTGCACATGTCTGCACTATACTTGTGTCCTACACACCTGCGCTGTTTAGTTTCCTAACTCACCGCATTGGCAAGAAGGTACCTCCAAGcattcatataatttttacaagtttgtatcttttggtgCCTCCCACAGTCAATCCTCTGGTGTATGGTGTCAAGACCAAGCAAATTCGTGACCGAGTAGTTAATCTCTTCTTCCAAACAAGAAGATTTCTGAAAACTAAAATACGTAAATTTCAGTCCAAATTAGTAAAACATGATTATTGA
- the LOC131821219 gene encoding olfactory receptor 52P1-like: MADNATHHYISSFFLVGIPGLQAFHRWIGIPVFLLFALALLGNSVIIITIKLEPSLHQPMYFFLCMLAVNDMALASSTTPKMLDIFWLDAHRFDFSICLAQMYFIHTFCIMESALLVAMAFDRYVAICIPLRYTTILTPPMVIKMGLAGMTRAAFMVLPCPLLIKRLPYYTKYVINHAYCEHMAVVKLASANTLINRAYGISVALSVMVLDLGLIATSYIKILQAVFRLSSQNARSKALGTCAAHVCTILVSYTPALFSFLTHRIGKKVPPSIHIIFASLYLLVPPTVNPLVYGVKTKQIRDRVVSLFFPNKKISEN, from the coding sequence ATGGCAGACAATGCTACACATCACTACATCTCATCTTTTTTCCTGGTTGGTATTCCTGGTTTGCAAGCTTttcatcgctggattggcatccCTGTCTTCCTCCTGTTTGCCCTGGCCCTGCTGGGGAACAGCgtaatcatcatcaccatcaaacTAGAACCAAGCCTCCACCAGcctatgtatttctttctttgcatGCTGGCAGTGAATGACATGGCTCTTGCCTCTTCCACAACCCCCAAGATGCTTGATATCTTCTGGTTGGATGCTCACAGGTTTGATTTTAGTATCTGCCTAGCTCAAATGTATTTTATCCACACATTCTGCATAATGGAGTCAGCCCTCTTGGTTGCCATGGCCTTTGACCGCTATGTAGCTATTTGTATCCCACTGCGTTATACAACCATCCTGACACCACCAATGGTCATTAAAATGGGTCTTGCTGGTATGACCCGAGCTGCCTTTATGGTTTTGCCCTGTCCTCTTCTTATTAAAAGGCTACCATATTACACTAAATATGTCATCAACCATGCCTACTGTGAGCACATGGCTGTGGTGAAGTTGGCCAGTGCCAACACCCTCATTAACAGAGCATATGGAATCTCTGTGGCCCTTTCAGTGATGGTGTTGGACCTCGGGCTCATAGCCACATCCTATATCAAAATCCTCCAGGCAGTCTTCCGGCTGTCTTCCCAGAACGCCCGCTCGAAGGCACTGGGCACCTGTGCTGCACATGTCTGCACTATACTTGTGTCCTACACACCTGCGCTGTTTAGTTTCCTAACTCATCGCATTGGCAAGAAGGTACCTCCAAGCATTCATATAATTTTTgcaagtttgtatcttttggtgCCTCCCACAGTCAATCCTCTGGTGTATGGTGTCAAGACCAAGCAGATTCGTGACCGAGTGGTTAGTCTCTTCTTTCCAAACAAGAAGATttctgaaaactaa
- the LOC131821213 gene encoding olfactory receptor 52A5-like produces MFNLNGTVFMPSVLTLIGIPGLESVQFWIGIPFCAMYITALFGNSLLLVIIRSERSLHEPMYLFLAMLGATDIALSTCILPKMLGIFWFHLPKIYFDACLFQMWLIHTFQCIESGILLAMALDRYVAICDPLRHATIFTHQLLTQIGVGVTLRAALLVAPCLILIKCRLKHYRTTVVSHSYCEHMAIVKLAAEDIRINKIYGLFVAFTILGFDIVFITVSYIQIFLTVFSLPQREARLKAFNTCIAHICVFLEFYLLGFFSFFTHRFGFHIPPYIHILLSNLYLLVPPLLNPIVYGVKTKQIRDRVSKIFYSKDPS; encoded by the coding sequence ATGTTCAATCTCAATGGCACAGTCTTCATGCCCTCCGTGCTGACACTGATCGGGATCCCTGGATTGGAGTCTGTGCAGTTCTGGATTGGAATTCCTTTCTGTGCCATGTACATCACTGCTCTATTTGGAAATTCCCTGCTCCTGGTCATCATCAGATCTGAACGCAGCCTCCATGAGCCCATGTATCTCTTCCTGGCAATGCTTGGAGCAACGGACATTGCTCTCAGTACCTGCATCCTACCCAAAATGCTTGGAATATTCTGGTTTCATCTGCCAAAAATATACTTTGATGCTTGTCTCTTTCAGATGTGGCTCATCCATACCTTCCAGTGCATCGAATCAGGAATTCTGCTGGCCATGGCCCTAgatcgctatgtggccatctgtgaTCCCCTGAGACATGCAACCATCTTTACCCACCAACTTCTCACTCAGATTGGGGTTGGAGTGACGCTCAGAGCAGCCCTCCTTGTAGCTCCATGTCTCATCCTCATCAAATGTCGGCTGAAACACTACCGGACCACTGTGGTCTCCCATTCATACTGTGAGCACATGGCCATCGTGAAGTTGGCAGCAGAAGACATCCGAATCAACAAGATCTATGGTCTCTTTGTGGCTTTCACTATACTTGGATTTGACATAGTCTTCATCACAGTCTCTTACATCCAAATATTTCTTACTGTCTTCAGTCTTCCTCAGAGGGAAGCTAGGCTCAAAGCCTTCAATACCTGCATTGCccatatttgtgtcttcctcgagtTCTATCTCCTcggtttcttctccttctttacaCACAGGTTTGGATTCCATATTCCACCCTACATTCATATTCTTCTGTCCAACCTTtatctgcttgtccctcctttGCTCAATCCTATTGTGTATGGGGTGAAGACCAAACAGATTCGAGATCGAGTGTCCAAGATTTTCTACTCTAAAGATCCATCTTGA